GTCAGTGATCGAGATATTCTCGCTGCGATCGCATCTTTAGAAGCAGCGTTGCGTGAACTCGGTTATGAAGGGTTTACTCCCGGTGCGGGTGTGGCTGCTGCGGCTCGTGTGTTAGCAGAATCTTAAGGAAATTTGAGCTAATTTTTCCTTAATTGTAGGGTGGGCTATGCCCACCTTCTTGATAATTAAGGGGAAAATTGTAAGATGGGCGAAGCCCATCCTACTTAAGCGGTTTCTAACCAGTCAAAGATTTTATCTAACTGTTCCAATGTGACTAAACCATATTGCCACAGGGTCATAGATACCGGACTCGCATCGAGATATTTATGTTGAGATTCCGCCGGATGATTGGCTCGTTCTGCCATGGCAATTGAGTCAGGAGAAAGAGATAAATCATCTTGTAAAAAACGGATAAACCGAGAGTAATTGATTGGTGTCATTTTAACATTCACCTCCTAATATAAAATCCATCCAGGGATTAAAAAATGTTTTTTGATAAACGGGGGCTGATGGCCTTTTGTTATAAATTGAGATGCTTATAAAGTCTGAATTTGCTAACTTCAGAACATTAATTTGGGACTATTGAGTTGTCTGAAAACGATCGCAATTTTATCCGATCGTTCCTTCAGTTTTCTCCTCACGCATCTACATTAGTTGCGATTAAAATTCCGCATAATTAATGAGTAGCCACATTATGTTCTGTCACAGGTTAGCTTTCTCAAGGAATTACTAACCAGTAGAACAGGTGAAGCTATTAAAATTAATCTGTCTACCGACAGAACGGTTTCCCTGTCAAACGAGAGAAATCACGAAACTCTAAACTTTAGAGTCACAGTGTCATTGTTATTCAACCCTACTTCGTTCACTGAAGCGAACTTGACTCAAGATTAGCCTTGACAACCGCAAATCGATTGTCGTGGATGATTCCTTGGCTTGCTTGTGTCTCCTCACACCTAAAAAGAATAAATCAACTGTTTAGAGTTAACTGCTGATCCGCTTAACAGTGCTGGAATAAACAGGTTAGCAAATTTGTCTACTGTTGTGTAGACGATATCATTAAAGTTTTAACAAATTACATGAACTTTTGTAAAGTTTTTTAAACTTAAGGCTTATTGCTGAGAATTCAGGACTGTGATCGGGATGCGATCGCCCACTTTTACACCTAATTCCTGAGAACGTCCGCCCCGTAGTTCAATCACCTGATCCACCGCCAGATCGGGGCCATAAGTGGGACAAGGTTCCTGTTGACAAGGAGGAGCACTAACTTGAATGGCTTGAACAACTCCATTACGGATAAAAAGCATATCTAGGGGAATTTTGCAGTTTTTCATCCAAAATCCCACAACGCGAGGTCGATCAAAGGGAAATAACATTCCCCGATCATCAGCTAAATCAGTTCTATACATTAAGCCTAATGCTTGCTGATGGGGGGCTTGAGCGACTTCAAGCTGAATCTCTTGGCCCCCTATTTTGGCTTGAGCCGTAATGGGTAACATTTGACCCTGATTATTTGGGGTTTGTACAAGAGACTGAGAAACCGCAGTTTCTAAGCTCAAGGGTTGTGCTGTTGAAACCGATGAAAACAGAGATGAACAGCTAACCAATAAAATACCGATCACCCCAAGGCTCATCGATATTAAGGCCGTTGGGATAGAAGCCAAGATTAAACCCCCTCAAATCGTATTAACAGTTGAATGTTCAACCTTCTCAAAAAATCCGTATCCTCAGCGACAAAAGATCATACAGCATCTTCGGCAACTTTGGTATATTTTTTTAAGAGGGAACAGGGAACAGGGAACAGGGAACAGAAGCAGAAGAGGAGCAGGGAACAGAAGCAGAAGAGGAGCAGGGGGAGAAGAGAAGAGAAGGGAAGGGAAGGAGTGGGAGCGTTCTTGCTTGCTGACTTTGAAGCG
The nucleotide sequence above comes from Planktothrix serta PCC 8927. Encoded proteins:
- a CDS encoding DUF2949 domain-containing protein, with amino-acid sequence MTPINYSRFIRFLQDDLSLSPDSIAMAERANHPAESQHKYLDASPVSMTLWQYGLVTLEQLDKIFDWLETA
- a CDS encoding DUF192 domain-containing protein, yielding MASIPTALISMSLGVIGILLVSCSSLFSSVSTAQPLSLETAVSQSLVQTPNNQGQMLPITAQAKIGGQEIQLEVAQAPHQQALGLMYRTDLADDRGMLFPFDRPRVVGFWMKNCKIPLDMLFIRNGVVQAIQVSAPPCQQEPCPTYGPDLAVDQVIELRGGRSQELGVKVGDRIPITVLNSQQ